One Erpetoichthys calabaricus chromosome 8, fErpCal1.3, whole genome shotgun sequence DNA segment encodes these proteins:
- the mettl21a gene encoding protein N-lysine methyltransferase METTL21A, with protein MALVPYDHSLLPGLKKLHDSSSAFQFAGRHVKISQDWGKLGVAAVVWDAAVVLCTYLELGAVELKGMSAIELGAGTGLVGIVATLLGANVTITDRKSALEFLQTNVKANLPPEVQMKARIAELTWGENLECFERSSYDLILGADIVYLEETFQDLLNTLDYLSSEKTTILLSCRIRYERDSKFLKMMEQTFMVSEVHYDPERDIHIYKAQKHPTSRDL; from the exons ATGGCTCTGGTGCCCTATGATCATTCGTTGCTTCCTGGACTCAAGAAGCTACACGACTCATCCTCTGCATTTCAGTTTGCTGGTCGCCACGTCAAGATTTCGCAGGATTGGGGAAAACTGGGAGTTGCAGCGGTTGTGTGGGATGct gcTGTTGTCCTCTGTACATACCTTGAACTAGGAGCAGTTGAACTGAAGGGCATGTCTGCAATAGAGCTGGGTGCAGGAACAGGACTTGTGGGGATTGTAGCCACACTACTCG GTGCCAATGTTACCATCACAGACAGAAAATCGGCGCTAGAATTTTTGCAAACAAATGTCAAAGCCAATCTTCCACCAGAAGTACAAATGAAGGCTAGAATTGCTGAACTGACCTGGGGGGAAAACCTGGAATGTTTTGAAAGGAGCAGCTATGATCTTATTTTAGGAGCTGATATTGTTTATCTTGAAGAAACATTCCAAGATTTGCTGAACACACTGGACTACTTAAGTTCTGAGAAGACAACGATACTGCTTTCTTGTAGAATTCGATATGAGCGAGACAGCAAATTCCTGAAGATGATGGAGCAAACCTTTATGGTAAGTGAGGTCCACTACGATCCTGAACGGGACATTCACATATACAAGGCCCAAAAACACCCAACTAGTCGGGACTTATGA